In Salinigranum marinum, one DNA window encodes the following:
- a CDS encoding Ig-like domain-containing protein has translation MFYDRDGGAGHGSVRISDIELHGNAYQLGNLVDAGRSSRAIDLQSDDITGGTWTFTNVLWSEWYSSATRLREEECTFDRCTFRECGIQSRKDGASGHAIETHCPSGKTIIAKDCEFLNIASFAFNWRYNDGTAKLANCYAEGTGTGLVKLSAGGELDITNVYHKAKTEFLEENVGGDGLTDSNGDPFHGRHLINRITERGDVEPTVTLNNVEGHDYDFTAIKFRDTPVSVKGDLIAIHNACRLRDAAAVQDETTAMKSVDIDRLSVHGTDGDVFATPDSDGSIGTLRRDDNSGDLGDTGGISVQTQEVGADPYEPVVPSRSEVGSDSPEATEPSSGREPAVFTTDFADTSLDSFTPKWASSADDWILSSAESNFGGRVLELAPSSAGRHALSWDDVGEATDVEVLALVRVPTNSDDLSDWCRSYVRGTDEETAYFAALNDDSGFAVHQYQDGSSTTVETSSIPEPDTWYWTRFRVEEETVGLKHWRYGDSEPDDWHIQTTDSDIAAGGWVGVGGFPSDSQQFDYLGVGVGGASPDVPISDVSGPGNTVPSIFDAWTPQWASSQTDWSATAMSSNDDDAVLELAAESAGRHGLSWNSVGTAKDVDVLGLVRVPRNDDSSSSWCRLYGRGTGTSGNETAYFTTFRDPFTFEVAKYDSGGSELLAAENIDSPLDEWLFVRFNVEGDRIRARYWPYSDDEPTEWNLEVKDTSIPDAGWVGVGGWSTDTQQWDYFSVATDGRSAPFADRDTAPSLSWETPSADTKVSETVALRLDASDREDAAGSLAVDYRVDGGDWTATEYSSSSGYYQATWDSTTVADGAHSLEARVTDSAGNTANSTVSVITANDPTIEQFAVTDRGNPSWNRYDVDWTVADAGGDLDQVVTLLLAGGAAVSAETTEVSDGRASGTHSHRVRGGVDEIRLLVNDTSNRIETETKTL, from the coding sequence ATGTTCTACGACCGCGACGGTGGGGCCGGGCATGGGTCCGTGAGAATAAGCGACATCGAACTACACGGGAACGCCTACCAACTCGGTAATCTCGTGGATGCGGGACGGTCGAGTCGAGCGATTGATCTCCAGTCGGACGACATCACGGGGGGTACGTGGACGTTCACGAACGTCCTCTGGAGCGAGTGGTACTCGTCGGCGACTCGACTCCGCGAAGAAGAGTGCACGTTCGATCGCTGTACCTTTCGTGAGTGTGGTATTCAGTCACGTAAAGACGGGGCCTCCGGACACGCCATCGAAACCCACTGCCCGAGCGGCAAAACGATCATCGCGAAGGACTGTGAGTTCCTGAACATCGCGAGTTTCGCGTTCAATTGGCGATACAATGACGGGACCGCGAAACTAGCGAACTGTTACGCCGAAGGAACCGGCACCGGGTTGGTCAAACTCTCCGCCGGCGGCGAGCTCGATATCACGAACGTCTATCACAAGGCGAAAACGGAGTTCCTCGAGGAGAACGTCGGAGGCGACGGGTTGACCGACTCGAACGGCGACCCATTCCACGGCCGGCACCTCATCAACCGGATCACCGAGCGGGGTGACGTCGAGCCGACAGTAACCCTGAACAACGTCGAAGGACACGATTACGATTTTACCGCCATCAAGTTCCGCGACACCCCCGTCTCGGTGAAGGGCGATCTCATCGCGATACACAACGCCTGTCGCCTGAGAGACGCCGCCGCAGTGCAGGACGAAACGACCGCCATGAAATCCGTTGACATCGATCGGCTCTCCGTCCACGGGACGGACGGGGACGTGTTTGCAACTCCTGATTCCGACGGGAGTATCGGAACGCTTCGCCGAGATGACAACAGCGGCGACCTCGGTGACACGGGTGGTATCTCCGTCCAGACCCAAGAGGTCGGTGCCGACCCGTACGAGCCGGTCGTCCCGAGTCGGAGTGAGGTCGGTAGTGACTCCCCCGAAGCTACGGAACCGTCTTCCGGCCGCGAGCCAGCGGTATTCACTACGGATTTCGCGGACACCTCTCTCGACAGTTTCACGCCGAAGTGGGCGAGCAGTGCCGACGACTGGATACTCTCTTCGGCGGAGTCGAACTTCGGCGGTAGGGTCTTGGAGTTGGCACCGAGTTCGGCGGGACGACACGCCCTCTCGTGGGATGACGTTGGAGAAGCCACGGATGTGGAGGTACTGGCACTGGTCCGTGTCCCGACTAACTCCGACGATCTCTCCGACTGGTGTCGGTCGTACGTGCGCGGGACGGACGAGGAAACCGCGTACTTCGCCGCATTAAACGATGACAGTGGGTTTGCCGTTCATCAGTACCAAGACGGCTCTTCGACCACTGTCGAGACATCTAGCATTCCCGAGCCCGACACGTGGTACTGGACGAGGTTTCGGGTGGAGGAGGAGACCGTCGGATTGAAACACTGGAGGTACGGCGACTCTGAGCCCGACGACTGGCACATACAGACGACGGATTCCGACATCGCGGCTGGCGGATGGGTCGGCGTCGGTGGCTTCCCGTCGGACAGCCAGCAGTTCGATTATCTCGGTGTCGGTGTCGGCGGCGCATCACCGGACGTTCCGATATCGGACGTCAGCGGACCGGGTAACACCGTGCCGTCGATCTTCGACGCGTGGACGCCTCAGTGGGCGTCGAGCCAGACCGACTGGTCGGCAACCGCGATGTCGTCCAACGACGACGATGCGGTTCTGGAACTCGCAGCCGAATCTGCAGGGCGCCACGGGCTGTCGTGGAACAGCGTCGGAACGGCGAAAGACGTCGACGTCCTCGGACTAGTCCGGGTCCCGAGAAACGACGATTCGTCGTCCTCATGGTGTCGGTTGTACGGCCGCGGGACGGGAACGAGCGGCAACGAGACGGCCTATTTCACGACGTTCCGTGATCCGTTCACGTTCGAGGTCGCAAAGTACGACAGCGGAGGATCCGAACTCCTCGCAGCTGAAAACATCGACAGCCCTCTCGACGAGTGGTTGTTCGTTCGGTTCAACGTCGAGGGAGACCGAATTCGAGCTCGTTACTGGCCCTACAGTGACGACGAGCCGACTGAGTGGAACCTCGAAGTGAAAGACACGAGCATCCCGGACGCCGGATGGGTCGGCGTTGGTGGTTGGTCGACCGACACACAACAGTGGGACTATTTCAGCGTTGCGACCGATGGCAGGTCCGCGCCGTTCGCCGACCGCGACACTGCGCCCAGCCTCTCGTGGGAGACACCCAGCGCTGATACGAAGGTGAGCGAGACCGTCGCGCTCCGACTCGATGCGAGTGACCGCGAAGACGCCGCCGGCTCTCTCGCCGTCGATTACCGCGTGGACGGCGGCGATTGGACGGCGACGGAGTACAGTTCGAGCTCCGGCTACTATCAGGCCACCTGGGACTCGACCACGGTCGCTGACGGTGCGCACAGTCTCGAGGCCCGCGTGACAGACAGTGCAGGCAACACGGCGAACAGCACCGTGAGTGTGATCACGGCAAATGATCCCACCATCGAACAGTTCGCCGTGACTGACAGAGGGAACCCGAGCTGGAACCGGTACGATGTTGACTGGACCGTAGCCGACGCGGGTGGGGACCTCGACCAGGTCGTCACCCTGCTTCTGGCCGGCGGCGCGGCCGTCTCTGCAGAGACGACAGAGGTCTCCGATGGCCGTGCCAGCGGCACCCACTCACACCGAGTCCGCGGCGGCGTCGACGAGATCCGTCTGCTTGTCAACGACACGAGCAACCGGATCGAAACCGAAACCAAGACGCTCTAA
- a CDS encoding twin-arginine translocation signal domain-containing protein: MPDENSERAKKQSVNRREFVKLSSVAVATLGTGMAGVAAGSDSGGSIHTTDFSEWVQ, from the coding sequence ATGCCGGACGAGAATAGCGAGAGAGCGAAAAAACAGTCAGTAAATAGACGTGAATTTGTCAAATTGAGTTCGGTCGCTGTGGCGACGCTGGGAACCGGCATGGCCGGCGTCGCAGCCGGGAGCGACAGCGGCGGCAGCATCCACACGACGGACTTCTCCGAGTGGGTTCAATGA
- a CDS encoding glycosyltransferase produces the protein MIRPDEVAASPSTGELRVLVYTPGIRGYFVQDSAEYVGGREQQYSLLVPRLQQRPGLDVHAIVYDVPETKTDVTYHEIRHPSARPVSHLSFLRDVQRIWQAVDPDIVLQSGAQASTYVLGGFCAFYGTPFVFHWASDADQHGRKVPPSYLGPRLYRLSRAAATLNIVQTTKQREVVNGRSELIPNILDERREWKQASGNDVLWLGSIRDKKHPERFVQLASELPSREFKMAGGFRGSDQFETRLSRLIAETPNLTHVGSVPREEVPEYLATGRCLVNTSDVEGFSNTFLEAAAAGLPIVSFSHDPNDLIEQHDAGIVVEKTSLSLAEAVERVFDETAWERYRKGCGEIAQRHEADAIVDSFHTVLLETANRGRGGPNTE, from the coding sequence ATGATACGTCCCGATGAGGTGGCGGCGTCACCTTCGACCGGCGAACTCCGTGTCTTGGTGTATACTCCAGGAATTCGGGGGTATTTCGTACAGGACTCGGCGGAGTACGTCGGGGGCCGTGAACAACAGTACAGCCTGCTCGTGCCCCGTCTCCAGCAGCGGCCGGGACTCGACGTTCACGCGATCGTCTACGACGTACCAGAGACGAAGACTGATGTCACATACCACGAGATCCGCCATCCATCCGCCAGACCCGTCTCTCATCTGTCGTTCCTCCGTGACGTCCAGCGTATCTGGCAAGCAGTTGATCCGGATATCGTACTGCAGAGCGGCGCGCAGGCGAGTACCTACGTGTTAGGGGGATTCTGTGCGTTCTACGGCACCCCGTTCGTCTTTCACTGGGCGAGTGATGCGGATCAACACGGTCGGAAAGTACCCCCGAGTTACCTCGGTCCGCGGTTGTATCGGCTCTCACGTGCCGCCGCGACGCTGAACATCGTCCAGACGACCAAGCAACGCGAGGTCGTCAATGGACGCTCCGAGCTGATCCCGAACATACTCGACGAGCGCCGCGAGTGGAAACAGGCATCCGGGAACGACGTGCTGTGGCTCGGCTCGATCCGTGACAAAAAGCATCCGGAGCGGTTCGTGCAGCTGGCCAGCGAGTTGCCGAGCAGGGAGTTCAAGATGGCCGGTGGGTTCCGCGGCTCGGACCAGTTCGAGACGCGACTCAGCCGTCTCATCGCGGAGACACCGAACCTCACACACGTCGGATCGGTGCCACGCGAAGAAGTCCCGGAGTATCTGGCAACCGGTCGGTGCCTCGTAAACACGAGCGACGTGGAGGGGTTTTCCAATACGTTCTTGGAGGCCGCTGCCGCGGGGCTGCCGATCGTTTCCTTCTCGCACGACCCTAACGACCTGATCGAACAGCACGACGCAGGCATCGTGGTCGAGAAGACATCGCTGAGTCTGGCCGAAGCGGTGGAACGGGTCTTCGATGAGACTGCGTGGGAACGGTATCGCAAAGGATGTGGTGAGATCGCACAGCGCCACGAAGCCGATGCCATCGTCGACTCGTTCCACACGGTACTGCTCGAAACCGCAAACCGCGGTCGCGGTGGTCCGAACACCGAGTAG